A region of Lycium barbarum isolate Lr01 chromosome 1, ASM1917538v2, whole genome shotgun sequence DNA encodes the following proteins:
- the LOC132613647 gene encoding uncharacterized protein LOC132613647, with translation MWRIWKLRLPLDDILKRIKIAIVSRCYCCDNPQHEETVQHLFLIGNLATSVRLYYTSVVGGIGPMVKLHQTVWKWWDFNCSPKLKPNKQVASAFICWQLWKRRNARAHGETMSKNKVIYYINQNLYHLVVTRYLWLKNIPQDWPQLVQFLEGYKPIMKIRRVQWRYPIVRWYKCNTDSALRGNPGACSATFYMRNNEGDVVFSSARRLADTTNICAEAAAI, from the coding sequence ATGTGGAGAATATGGAAGCTCAGACTACCACTAGATGATATTTTGAAAAGGATAAAGATTGCCATTGTGTCTAGATGTTATTGCTGTGATAATCCTCAACATGAAGAAACAGTACAACACCTGTTTCTTATTGGGAACTTAGCTACATCAGTTCGGCTTTATTACACCAGTGTTGTGGGTGGGATAGGTCCTATGGTGAAGCTACATCAGACAGTATGGAAATGGTGGGATTTCAACTGCTCACCAAAGTTGAAGCCTAATAAACAAGTTGCTTCTGCTTTTATTTGTTGGCaattatggaagagaagaaatgcaaGAGCCCATGGTGAGACAATGAGCAAGAACAAAGTCATATATTACATTAACCAGAATTTATATCATTTGGTTGTGACAAGGTATCTTTGGCTGAAGAATATACCACAAGACTGGCCTCAGTTGGTGCAATTTCTAGAAGGATATAAGCCAATTATGAAGATTAGGAGGGTACAATGGAGATACCCAATAGTAAGATGGTATAAATGCAATACAGATAGTGCTTTAAGGGGAAATCCAGGTGCATGTTCAGCAACTTTTTATATGAGAAACAATGAAGGAGATGTGGTGTTTTCTAGTGCTAGGAGGTTGGCAGACACAACTAATATTTGTGCAGAAGCTGCTGCTATATAG